The Arachis ipaensis cultivar K30076 chromosome B07, Araip1.1, whole genome shotgun sequence genome includes a window with the following:
- the LOC107608112 gene encoding FKBP12-interacting protein of 37 kDa-like, which produces MNLGGFSGTCSGEKRPSPDYDNEYYDNDPFAPKKAKSKAEEAASGVTTGMILSLRESLQNCKDTLATCQHIKHISVTATSQAYE; this is translated from the exons ATGAATCTCG GTGGATTTTCTGGAACGTGTTCTGGTGAGAAGAGGCCCTCTCCCGATTATGACAACGAATATTACGATAATGACCCTTTCGCACCCAAGAAG GCAAAATCAAAGGCTGAAGAAGCTGCTTCTGGTGTAACCACTGGAATGATATTGTCTCTTCGTGAGAG TCTTCAAAACTGTAAGGATACCCTTGCCACATGCCAA CATATCAAGCATATTTCTGTCACTGCTACCTCTCAAGCTTACGAGTAA